A stretch of DNA from Bacillota bacterium:
GCGGCGCATAACTTTGTAGTTTACCCCAAGCCGCGTAAAAATCGCGGCGAAGAAGTCAAGCATCTTTAGCGACGTATACTCGCTCATCCTATGTCACCAAGAGAGAAATGATTTCGTCTGCCACTTCTTTATGTCCCCTGAAGCCAGTAAGTTTGTTGAAGATATCGTGGAGCGATTTGTCAACGCCGGCCCCTCTAAGTTCCGCGATCGGCCCATCGGCCGCAATCACTCCGTTATGCAACAAAACGATACGGTCGCTAAGCTTCTCTACCACCTCCATGATGTGCGAAGAATAGAAGATGGTCTTGCCCTGGCGCGCCAAACCAGCCATGACTTCCTTAACGATCATCACGCTGTTGGCATCTAGGCCGGAAATCGGCTCATCCCAGAAGAGAATGTCTGGGTTATGTATCAAACTAGCTATAATCAGCAACTTTTGGCGCATGCCTTTAGAGTAAGTAGAGATACGCGCACGGTAGCTGTCGGCAAGCCCAAGAAGATGCGTTAGCCTAGCCGCGCGCCTCGCCACAACCTCCGGTGCCACTCCGTACAAGTCGCCGACAAAGGTTAGATACTCCTGCCCAGACAGGCAGTCGTAGACATCACCCGCTTCAGGTACATAGCCGATTCTCCCTTTGTACTCCACCCCCGCTCTAATGTCACGCCCAAATATCGTCACCTCGCCGTAGTACTGCTCGATCAAGCCAAGCACAATCTTAACGGTGGTACTTTTGCCCGCGCCATTAGCCCCGATGTACCCGATAATCTGCCCGGGGTAGACCTTGAGATTCACCCCCCTTAGGACCGCCTGCGAACCATAACTCATCATCAGCTGCTTCATTTCAATTACCGGCTCCACCGTCACACCTCCAAAAGATTCTCCTACTGTTACGCCATGGCGGCAGCCCCGTATTGCCACTGACAATCGTCAATCTCCATTCATTAAGTGTTAATACGTAGGGGTGGGTGATTTGTTTCACTATAAGTTTAATCCTATGCAAGGGGATGAAACTGGGTTAATTATAGAAGCACCTTCTCATTTGTGTAGCCCCTGCTGACATGATTTACTTTGGGTCCACTACGTCGGCCGCCTGGAAGCACATTGGTCCGTCTTGTCCTCGAATTCGGACAAATTACCTAGCAAAAGCTCACTCCTCGTACCCATTAATGGGGTCTCCCACTCTCCACACTACTGCTACGACATCGTCATACAAAACGGTGACCAAATCCCCATCTCCCGGGGACAACTCTACTACATACGCCTGCGGCAAGCCTTGGCGCATCGAATATATGTGCACAACGGTTCCCCTGCGGCCATTTTTCAACCTGACTACATCATGTTCATTGATGAGCAACATAATTACGCCCCTCCTTTGCTTTCTTCTTTAACACCAATAAAGTCATCTTTAATCCACGCCCCCGCGCGGGGGGCGACCAGATTTAGACCGGCTGTGGTTTAGGGGCGTTATGTTTCAATCCACGCCCCCGCGCGGGGGGCGACCGATGCCGTGGACGCAATGCGCGACAACCAAGGAGTTTCAATCCACGCCCCCGCGCGGGGGGCGACCTTGCTAGTGGCTCATACTTTGCGAAGG
This window harbors:
- a CDS encoding ABC transporter ATP-binding protein, with the protein product MKQLMMSYGSQAVLRGVNLKVYPGQIIGYIGANGAGKSTTVKIVLGLIEQYYGEVTIFGRDIRAGVEYKGRIGYVPEAGDVYDCLSGQEYLTFVGDLYGVAPEVVARRAARLTHLLGLADSYRARISTYSKGMRQKLLIIASLIHNPDILFWDEPISGLDANSVMIVKEVMAGLARQGKTIFYSSHIMEVVEKLSDRIVLLHNGVIAADGPIAELRGAGVDKSLHDIFNKLTGFRGHKEVADEIISLLVT
- a CDS encoding DUF4926 domain-containing protein, translated to MLLINEHDVVRLKNGRRGTVVHIYSMRQGLPQAYVVELSPGDGDLVTVLYDDVVAVVWRVGDPINGYEE